One region of Parambassis ranga chromosome 21, fParRan2.1, whole genome shotgun sequence genomic DNA includes:
- the map3k19 gene encoding mitogen-activated protein kinase kinase kinase 19 isoform X4, which produces METLRDIRQAYQDAGRGSSSRGLSLPTLNNNNNNSKHWGHGDPAPSPGMLSTRTPCQPVPPTHSRPRTSSMVTASPPSHCLLSVVEPSQLSQSAPSIMEPLLCSNTMMQARAHIQTRLGTHNTMNEQQGLLLARHSRTPKLLAPLRFTPRDITALPALKQCVPLKPISRSPLCSRAKLRRERLSWGSPCSGPLSSKAGSEESGPSSSSSSSSSRSSLDLEDEDDVHERAYEDRNLKLFGGRLLRQSKDASSTEDDLHEEQSRTHHVPLIHKSAHNLKGDSIKHRHDLLITEKVMNCEATCTKEYGERPQKSTTEVDTVNYEVPITSESKEKINVGCTTELEFSHSLSFYVDNDQGLACSGGNYRNEQQHVKKDSCDPGTQAHKSIHSSSAVGQNHLDDDFAAINLSLSKRDQQIFKGLNLAPIKDKNPSTNNQTNQSFNTLNHKQESPYNLSKSKSNTKSSLFKQVKDKSPELAVSREATVTKLKSKTKSVKVSHCNVSTSSPHRKVSDHLQSKRVNPDWPSTSRTQQHAPARELKSAQQSKKSCLGGKATRSKSAVDLISYKDMFEQTESKDKGPAIYELFAGPIYENLRVSSSCEKERQVQCAPPKKTQQSHKVKHRPLKPAQSKLRRSPGETTVVPAKSKAKTVVSKMKPTPLSQRGKTESVPNPGAEPVPVKDIWHNSARDGDDVLASIEEALSRSETLKPDEKTLISSLIEDALTPSTENRPVLSQGPHQPKINTWTSNSSSSSSCHTIMSPVYQKFLDEAGEGPLTDDLLQCLAEELISLDERDVSIDPLSDHLEQSKEEHSRESGQNVFPQAAYINSGSVLGSGLVVDNTISWTKGEVLGRGAYGTVYCGLTSQGQLIAVKQVSLDSSDPETAKKEYNQLQGEVELLKTLRHINIVGFLGTSLDQNVVSIFMEYIPGGSIASILHRFGPLPERVLALYTHQILEGVAFLHLNRVIHRDLKGNNVMLMPTGVIKLIDFGCARRLSCLNHTACNSGDLLKSVHGTPYWMAPEVINETGYGSKSDIWSVGCTVFEMATGKPPLAHMDKMAALFYIGAQRGLMPTLPKGFSDNAKDFVEICLTSDQRRRPSADQLLKHSFIPKNKTHAKIKCCSHPQGLCG; this is translated from the exons ATGGAAACACTGAGAGACATCAGGCAAGCCTACCAGGACGCAGGGAGGGGAAGCAG cAGCAGAGGTTTGTCACTGCCCactttaaacaacaacaacaacaacagcaagcaCTGGGGCCATGGAGATCCTGCTCCATCACCTGGCATGCTGAGTACCAGGACCCCCTGCCAGCCAGTGCCCCCCACACATAG CAGGCCGAGAACAAGTAGTATGGTCACTGCTTCTCCACCCTCCCACTGCCTGCTGTCTGTGGTGGAGCCCAGCcagctcagccaatcagctccCAGCATCATGGAACCACTACTGTGTTCAAACACTATGATGCAGGCCAGAGCACACATCCAGACCC GGCTGGGAACTCACAATACTATGAATGAACAGCAG GGTCTCCTGCTGGCTCGGCACTCCCGAACACCGAAGCTCTTGGCACCCCTACGCTTCACACCCAGAGACATTACAGCTCTGCCAGCACTAAAGCAATGTGTTCCTCTGAAGCCCATCAGCCGGAGCCCTCTTTGCTCCAGAGCTaagctgaggagagagaggctCTCCTGGGGCAGCCCGTGCAGTGGACCTCTCAGCAGTAAGGCTGGTAGTGAGGAAAGTGGGCctagcagtagcagcagcagcagcagcagccggagCTCCCTTGAtctggaggatgaggatgatgtaCATGAGAGAGCTTATGAGGACAGAAATCtgaagctgtttggaggcagGCTGTTGCGTCAATCCAAAGATGCGAGCTCAACCGAGGATGATCTGCATGAAGAACAATCAAGGACTCATCATGTTCCACTGATCCACAAATCAGCTCATAACCTGAAGGGAGACTCTATCAAACATAGACATGATCTTTTAATCACTGAAAAAGTAATGAACTGTGAAGCAACATGTACAAAAGAATATGGCGAACGTCCCCAAAAGTCCACTACTGAAGTTGACACTGTGAACTATGAAGTACCTATCACATCAGAGTCCAAGGAGAAGATCAACGTGGGCTGTACCACAGAATTGGAGTTCAGTCATAGTCTTTCATTCTACGTAGATAATGACCAAGGTCTAGCATGCTCTGGGGGGAATTACAGAAATGAGCAGCAGCATGTAAAAAAGGACTCCTGTGATCCAGGAACACAGGCCCATAAATCAATTCATAGCAGCAGTGCTGTGGGACAAAATCACTTAGATGATGATTTTGCAGCTATAAACCTCAGTCTCTCCAAAAGAGACCAGCAGATCTTTAAAGGTTTAAACCTTGCACCGATCAAGGACAAGAATCCCAGCACGAATAATCAAACTAATCAATCCTTTAACACATTAAATCATAAACAAGAAAGTCCCTATAATTTGAGTAAGTCTAAAAGTAATACAAAGTCCTCTCTTTTCAAACAGGTAAAAGATAAAAGCCCGGAACTAGCTGTTAGCAGAGAGGCAACTGTGACCAAACTAAAATCAAAGACTAAATCCGTTAAAGTATCTCATTGTAACGTCAGCACCTCATCGCCGCACAGGAAGGTTTCTGATCATCTCCAGAGTAAAAGGGTAAATCCTGACTGGCCGAGCACCAGCAGAACCCAGCAGCATGCACCAGCGAGGGAGTTAAAGAGCGCCCAACAGTCAAAGAAGTCCTGTCTGGGAGGGAAAGCCACAAGGTCCAAATCAGCTGTCGACCTTATCAGCTACAAAGACATGTTCGAGCAGACTGAGAGCAAGGACAAAGGACCAGCCATCTATGAGTTGTTTGCCGGTCCCATCTATGAAAACCTGCGGGTTTCCAGCTCCTGTGAGAAGGAGAGACAAGTGCAGTGTGCTCCACCCAAGAAGACACAGCAGAGCCACAAAGTCAAACACAGGCCACTGAAACCAGCGCAGAGTAAGCTGAGGAGAAGCCCGGGGGAAACCACGGTGGTTCCAGCTAAAAGTAAAGCAAAGACTGTGGTATCCAAGATGAAACCCACACCTCTGTCACAGAGAGGCAAAACAGAGAGTGTACCCAATCCAGGGGCTGAGCCAGTCCCTGTGAAGGACATTTGGCATAACAGTGCACGAGATGGAGATGATGTGTTAGCCAGCATAGAGGAAGCTCTTTCAAGATCTGAAACATTAAAGCCTGATGAGAAAACTCTCATTTCTTCTCTCATTGAAGATGCTCTAACTCCATCCACAGAAAACCGACCTGTGTTATCTCAAGGCCCTCATCAACCCAAGATCAACACGTGGACgtctaacagcagcagcagcagcagctgccacaCAATTATGTCTCCAGTTTACCAGAAGTTTCTGGATGAGGCGGGGGAGGGGCCACTCACGGACGACCTGCTGCAGTGTCTGGCAGAAGAGCTGATCTCATTGGATGAGAGGGATGTTTCTATTGACCCGCTGTCAGATCATCTGGAGCAGAGTAAAGAGGAGCACAGCAGAGAATCAGGACAGAACGTATTTCctcag GCTGCCTACATAAACAGTGGTTCTGTGCTTGGCTCTGGGTTAGTTGTAGATAACACCATCTCATGGACAAAGGGGGAAGTACTTGGCAGGGGCGCCTACGGCACA GTGTACTGTGGCCTGACCAGTCAGGGCCAGCTGATAGCTGTGAAGCAGGTGAGTCTGGATTCCTCAGACCCTGAAACTGCAAAGAAAGAATACAATCAACTTCAGGGGGAGGTGGAGCTCCTGAAAACCCTTAGACACATCAACATTGTGGGTTTTCTGGGGACCTCACTTGATCAGAACGTGGTTTCTATCTTCATGGAGTATATCCCAGGCGGCTCCATCGCTAGCATCCTTCACAGATTTGGTCCCCTGCCTGAGCGAGTCCTGGCTCTATACACTCATCAGATCCTTGAAGGGGTGGCCTTCCTTCACCTGAACAGGGTGATTCATCGGGACCTCAAAGGAAACAATGTAATGCTCATGCCAACAGGCGTCATCAAGCTCATAGATTTTGGCTGCGCTCGTCGGCTCAGCTGCCTAAACCACACAGCCTGCAACAGCGGAGACCTGCTCAAGTCAGTCCATGGCACTCCTTACTGGATGGCACCAGAg GTTATCAATGAGACGGGATATGGCAGCAAGTCTGATATATGGAGCGTTGGTTGCACTGTGTTTGAAATGGCCACAGGGAAACCACCACTTGCACACATGGACAAGATGGCTGCCTTGTTTTATATCGGGGCTCAGAGGGGGTTGATGCCCACCCTACCAAAGGGGTTCTCAGATAACGCCAAGGATTTTGTAGAAATCTGCCTGACAAG TGACCAGAGACGACGACCGTCAGCTGACCAGCTGCTGAAGCATTCATTCATCCCCAAAAATAAGACTCACGCAAAAATCAAATGCTGTAGTCATCCACAGGGACTGTGTGGGTAA